A single genomic interval of Lentimicrobium saccharophilum harbors:
- a CDS encoding ATP-dependent DNA helicase, which yields MLLNSFSLDADNPEFRYAVDFVMHTNRMLYLTGKAGTGKTTFLKYLKTVCNKNMVVLAPTGVAAVNAGGQTIHSFFNIKPSVYVPGDKRLRTRIPPEDPDKSIINDHFRYHRDKLDIIRGLELLVIDEISMVRCDLLDVVDRLLRVFRKREFTPFGGVQVVLIGDSFQLPPIVNQDDWSILGQFYTSPFFFSARVIQDMKPVYIELKKIYRQTDQDFIDLLNRIRVNSLGPEDLTLLNSRYLHGFSPEEEEDYIILATHNRMVEETNEKRLREIDEPLMRFEAVVEGTFPENSFPADAILKLKEGAQVMFLRNDRNKRFYNGKIGHVIEISEEGLFVELPEGDIIAVEREEWGNIRYSWDSKESKVVEETIGTFVQYPLKLAWAITVHKSQGLTFEKIIADLEEAFAPGQVYVALSRCTAFNGLLLKTPLNARSIKTDPVVLEFARQETPETLLVSELESGKATNYLKRALAAYLNRDYNKAVLMLLSAVEQLNGKGRSRALVLGAYAAGRQLRKGKQLIAKVPVLLNAENRQSRPDHPAADPEAGAELRKEIRKLTSGIKEQLKAVQACIDLSDRLKARFGIVLPEPDYETELRTLMTKLEQAMQALKAGRKKTARNKKK from the coding sequence ATGTTGCTCAACAGTTTCAGCCTCGACGCCGACAATCCTGAATTCCGTTATGCCGTTGATTTCGTGATGCATACCAACCGTATGCTCTACCTTACCGGGAAAGCGGGAACAGGCAAAACTACCTTTCTGAAATACCTGAAAACCGTTTGCAACAAAAATATGGTGGTGCTGGCGCCTACCGGCGTGGCGGCCGTGAATGCGGGCGGGCAAACGATTCATTCCTTTTTCAATATCAAACCAAGTGTTTATGTGCCGGGCGACAAGCGGCTGAGGACACGGATTCCGCCTGAAGATCCCGATAAAAGCATTATCAACGACCATTTCCGTTACCACCGCGATAAGCTGGATATCATCCGAGGGCTTGAGTTGCTGGTTATCGATGAAATCTCCATGGTGCGCTGCGATCTGCTTGATGTGGTCGACCGCCTGCTCAGGGTATTCCGGAAAAGGGAGTTTACCCCTTTCGGCGGGGTGCAGGTGGTGCTGATCGGCGACAGCTTTCAGTTACCGCCCATCGTGAATCAGGACGACTGGAGTATTCTCGGACAATTCTACACCAGCCCCTTCTTTTTCAGTGCAAGGGTCATACAGGATATGAAACCGGTTTACATTGAACTGAAGAAGATTTACCGCCAGACAGATCAGGATTTCATTGACCTGCTCAACCGAATCAGGGTGAACAGTCTCGGGCCGGAAGACCTGACACTGCTCAACAGCCGTTACCTCCACGGCTTTTCGCCCGAAGAGGAAGAGGATTATATCATTCTGGCGACCCACAACCGCATGGTGGAGGAGACCAACGAGAAGCGGCTGCGTGAGATTGATGAACCGCTGATGCGGTTTGAAGCTGTGGTGGAAGGTACATTTCCCGAAAACAGTTTCCCGGCCGACGCCATTCTTAAGCTGAAAGAGGGAGCCCAGGTGATGTTTCTGCGCAACGACAGGAACAAACGCTTCTACAACGGCAAGATAGGCCATGTGATCGAGATATCGGAAGAGGGACTATTCGTGGAGTTGCCAGAAGGCGATATCATTGCCGTGGAACGGGAGGAGTGGGGGAATATCCGTTACTCATGGGACAGCAAGGAAAGCAAGGTGGTGGAGGAGACCATCGGTACATTTGTGCAGTATCCGCTGAAGCTGGCCTGGGCCATTACCGTGCACAAGAGCCAGGGGCTTACTTTTGAGAAAATCATTGCCGACCTGGAGGAAGCTTTTGCCCCGGGGCAGGTGTACGTTGCCCTCAGCCGGTGTACAGCGTTTAACGGATTGCTTCTGAAAACCCCGCTGAATGCGCGTTCCATAAAAACCGATCCCGTGGTGCTGGAGTTTGCCAGACAGGAAACCCCCGAAACCCTTCTGGTCAGTGAGCTGGAATCGGGGAAGGCAACCAATTATCTGAAACGCGCCCTGGCCGCTTATCTCAACCGCGATTACAACAAAGCCGTGCTGATGCTGCTGTCGGCGGTGGAACAACTTAACGGCAAGGGCCGGAGCAGGGCGCTGGTACTGGGTGCTTATGCAGCCGGCCGCCAGCTGAGGAAAGGAAAACAACTGATCGCAAAAGTTCCGGTACTTCTGAATGCTGAAAACCGGCAATCCAGGCCGGATCATCCGGCCGCTGATCCTGAAGCCGGCGCAGAACTCCGGAAGGAAATCCGGAAACTGACGTCCGGCATAAAGGAACAACTGAAAGCCGT
- a CDS encoding DEAD/DEAH box helicase: MTFENLNIIAPITQALKQKGYVVPTPIQEKAIPHLLNGSDVFGTAQTGTGKTAAFAIPILQRLYSNGKGHNSGIRALVLAPTRELAIQISESFSDYSKGLKLRHTVIYGGVSQNPQTTILRKGIDILIATPGRLLDLMNQGFVSLNSIEIFILDEADRMLDMGFAPDIKRIIARLPAERQTGFFTATIPNEIRALADSLLNKPVKVNVAPVSAPAEMVSQSVYYVEKADKRAMLQQVFASEEIETALIFTRTKHGADKVTRELNKLGISAAAIHGNKSQQARQKALQGFKNRSVKVLVATDIASRGIDVDKLSHVINFELPEVPETYVHRIGRTGRAGEAGTAISFCASEERGSLKDINKLLPRSIEVKRMNGFVASVPAAQVGMDVQAEAVHHRNRMPRPSGANHRPFQRKRW; this comes from the coding sequence ATGACATTTGAAAATCTGAACATCATTGCGCCCATTACCCAGGCATTGAAACAAAAGGGTTATGTAGTACCCACCCCCATACAGGAAAAAGCAATTCCCCATCTTTTAAATGGTTCCGATGTTTTCGGCACAGCCCAGACAGGAACCGGAAAGACTGCCGCATTTGCGATTCCCATTCTGCAAAGGCTTTACAGTAACGGTAAAGGGCACAATTCCGGGATCCGTGCACTGGTGCTCGCCCCCACGCGCGAACTGGCCATACAGATCAGCGAAAGCTTCAGCGACTACAGCAAAGGACTGAAACTCCGCCACACCGTTATTTACGGTGGTGTTTCACAGAATCCTCAAACGACAATACTGCGAAAAGGCATCGATATCCTGATCGCGACCCCCGGCCGTTTGCTCGACCTGATGAACCAGGGCTTCGTCAGCCTGAATTCCATAGAAATTTTTATCCTTGACGAAGCAGACCGTATGCTTGACATGGGTTTTGCTCCCGATATCAAACGCATCATAGCCAGACTTCCGGCTGAGAGGCAAACCGGATTTTTTACCGCTACCATTCCCAACGAAATCAGGGCGCTTGCCGACAGCCTGCTCAACAAACCGGTAAAAGTGAATGTGGCTCCGGTTTCAGCACCGGCTGAAATGGTCAGCCAGTCAGTATATTATGTTGAAAAGGCCGATAAGCGCGCCATGCTGCAACAGGTTTTTGCCTCTGAAGAGATTGAAACGGCGCTGATTTTTACCAGGACCAAACACGGCGCCGATAAGGTAACCCGTGAACTGAACAAGCTGGGTATTTCCGCCGCTGCCATTCACGGCAATAAATCACAGCAGGCCAGGCAAAAGGCGCTGCAGGGATTTAAGAACCGTTCCGTCAAGGTGTTGGTTGCCACCGATATTGCCTCGCGCGGCATCGATGTTGACAAGCTTTCGCATGTAATCAATTTTGAGCTTCCGGAAGTTCCCGAAACCTATGTGCACCGCATCGGGCGCACCGGCAGGGCCGGAGAGGCCGGCACGGCAATTTCGTTCTGTGCTTCGGAAGAGCGCGGAAGTCTCAAGGATATCAATAAGCTGTTGCCCCGCTCGATCGAGGTGAAACGCATGAATGGCTTTGTGGCCAGTGTACCTGCCGCTCAGGTGGGAATGGATGTGCAGGCTGAAGCTGTTCACCACCGCAACCGCATGCCACGGCCTTCCGGCGCGAATCATCGCCCCTTTCAGCGTAAGCGCTGGTAG